Within Cellulophaga sp. L1A9, the genomic segment AAAATAACCTTCAGATGGTTTCAAGTTTATTGAGTTTACAAACTAAAAACACAAAGAGTAAAGCAGCGATTGAAGCCTTAGAAGAAGGAAAAAGTAGGGTGAAAGCGATGGCATTAATTCACCAGAAATTATATCAAAATGATGATCTTTCTGTAATTGAAATGCAAGGATATATTGAAAGCTTGGTAAATAGTATACAATCTGTTTACAAAAAAGGCGGACATAAAATAAATATAAATATTGATGCTGAAGGAATTGAACTAGATATTGATAGAGCAATTCCATTTGGGTTGATATTAAATGAATTGGTGTCTAACTCTTTTAAATATGGTTTTCCTGAAGATGATGGAAACGGAAAAATCTATATTCATTTGAGAAAAACAACAGAAGAAGGTGGTGGTTATTTTGAATATTCTGACAACGGAGTAGGCATGCCATCAGATATGGAAGAACGTGCAGGAGAATCTATGGGAATTAGATTAATGAATCGTTTGGTGAATCAGCTTCAGTCAACATTAAATATTGATAAAGTTGAAGAGGGAGTTAAATTTTGGTTTAATTTTAAATAAATCAAATTAAAAAAATAGCTTAAAAATATGAAAATTACATTTCTGGGCCATGCGTCATTATTGATAAAGACAACCACGTCAACTATTTTAATAGATCCATTTATTTCAGGAAATGAGTTGGCAACAGGGAAAATTGATCTTAATGATTTAAAGCCTGATTATATTTTACTGACACATGCACATCAAGATCATGTTTTAGATGTAGAGGTGATTGCAAAGAATTCTGGCGCCACTATAGTTAGTAATTATGAAATTGCTACGTATTATGAAAACAAAGGCTTTACAACGCATCCTATGAATCATGGAGGAAGCTGGAATTTCGACTTCGGAAAATTAAAATATGTAAATGCTATTCATACCTCTTCTTTTGCTGATGGTACGTATGGCGGACAACCAGGAGGTTTTATTCTTTCTGCCGATGAAAAGCATATCTATATTGCAGGAGATACTGCTTTGCACATGGATATGAAGCTTATACCCTATACTTATGAACTGGACTTGGCCATTCTACCTATTGGAGATAATTTTACAATGGGTATTGAAGATGCTATTTTCGCTTCTGATTTTGTAGAATGTGATACCGTTTTAGGATATCATTATGATACCTTCGGATTTATTAAAATAGATCATGAAGCAGCAAAAAAACAATTTTTGGCAGCAGATAAAAAATTACTTCTTTTAGAAATAGGGAAATCTATTCTAATTTAAGATTAGCGTACCTCACTTTTAAGAACAATCTTATGGAGAAGTTTTGGGAAAAATCGTTTTACGTAAATTCCCAAAATTTCTTTTTTACCGATATAGCTTTCAAATTTTTCTTTTTCAATAGCTTTCTTCATTCGAGCAGCAAAAACTGAAACGGGTAAACCATTTTTGGTGGCTTTATCTTCAGTATTATTTCTTGAGCCGTCACCAATAAGTGCGTTTTTAGCAACGTCTGTTTGTATAAAGCCAGGGCAGATAAGGGTCACCTTTATTCCGTCTTTTTCATGCTCCATACGTAAGGCATCAAAAAAGCCATGTAACGCATGTTTAACACCGCAATATCCTGAACGATAAGGAGAGGAAAATTTACCCATTAAGCTGCTAACGGTTGCAAACTGTCCTTTTTGTTGTTGTATAAATAAGGGCAATATAGCTTTAGATAGTGCTACAGTACCCAAATAATTAATATCCATTAGTTGTTTGTAAACATCAAGATCTGTTTCTATGATTAAGGAACGCTGGCTCACCCCTGCATTGTTTATAAGAATGTCAATAGCACCAAAAGCATGCCAAGCTTCCTCAGTTTTAAGCTCAAATTCTTCGGTTTTAAGGAGATCAAGAGGTAATACATAGATGTTTTCAGGATGAATACACTTTTGTTGTACGGCTTTTAATCCTTCAGTATTTCTAGCGGAAATAATTACTTTTGCGCCAGAATTTGCATAGGCATAGGTTAGTGCTTCTCCAATTCCTGATGATGCTCCAGTAATCCAAACAATTTTTTCTTGACCCAATCCCATTTCCCTTCTATTTAGACCTAAAATATAGTTAAATTTGAACTCTAAATTATGGAAGCAACCTACAAAAAATATATTTTAGATTTTAAGCGCCCTAGTGGCACTTCTCGAGGCGTACTGAAACAGAAAGAAACCTGGTTTATCATACTCAAGTCTGATGAAAAATTTGGGATAGGCGAATGTGGAATTCTACGTAGTTTAAGTATTGATGATGTTCCCGAGTATGAAGAAACGCTAAAATGGACCTGTGAGAATATTCATTTAGGAAAAGAAGCACTATGGAATGCATTGATGGCCTTTCCTAGTATTCAATTTGGCGTAGAGCAAGCTTTTCTATCGCTCATTTCTTCAAATGAATTTGAGTTGTTCCCTTCTGATTTTATAACTGGAGGAGCGCCAATAGCAATCAATGGGTTAATTTGGATGGGCGATGAAGCATTTATGCACGAACAAATTCAGCAAAAAATAGAAGATGGTTTCAGGTGTATTAAAATGAAAATTGGTGCTATTGATTTTGAAACGGAATTAAAATTATTAGCGTCTATTCGCAAAAAATATACTCCTGAAGAAATAGAATTGAGAGTAGATGCTAACGGAGCGTTTAAACCAGAGGAAGCATTAGCTAAATTAGAACGCTTAGCTACATTTAATCTGCATTCTATAGAACAGCCTATTCAACAAGGTAATGTTCAAGAAATGGAACTTTTATGTAAGAAAACACCATTGCCTATTGCGTTAGATGAAGAATTAATCGGGGTTTTTAAGGTCACAAAAAAACAAGAACTGCTTCAAAGGATACAGCCACAGTATATTATTTTGAAACCAAGTTTGGTTGGAGGCTTTAAAGGGTGTGAGGAGTGGATTTCTATCGCCGAAAAAAACGGAATTAAATGGTGGGTCACCAGTGCTTTAGAGAGTAATGTGGGGTTAAATGCTATAGCGCAATGGACATTTACGTTGAATAATAGTTTGCCACAAGGTTTAGGAACCGGTGGTTTATACACGAATAATTTTGAAAGTCCATTAGCGGTTGAAAATGGCAAATTATATTATAAGAAGAACAAAAGTTGGAATGCTAATTTGATAAGTGATTTATGTATATAGAGCAAGCATACAAGGGATTAATAGATTCTTGGAGGTATATTTTAGGGTTTGTGATTGTTATAATAGGCTGGCAGGTTTTAGGACTGATACCGCTTCTAATAGGATTGGGTGCTCATGCAGCAAATGGTGGTGGGGTAACCTCAACTTTTCCTGAAATGGCAAAAGCTTTAGGGAATAACTTGTTTGTTTTTCTGATGCTTATTTCATTTGCTATCGGATTGCTAGTCTTATTTTTTGTTGTGCGCTTTTTGCATCAACAATCAATTACCGCCTTCACAACTTCTAGAGCAAAAGTAGATTGGAGACGTATATTTTTCGCATTTACGTTTTGGGCTCTTATTACCATCTTAATGACCGGAGTAGATATATATATGTCTCCAGAGAATTATGTTTTAAATTTCGATTTTAATAAGTTTATAGTACTCGCAATAATTGCTATTTGTTTAGTACCCTTGCAAACAAGTTTTGAAGAATACTTGTTTAGAGGGTATCTTATGCAAAGTCTAGGGATTCTTACCAAGAATAGATGGATTCCCTTGATGCTTACATCTACTGTTTTTGGTTTGATGCATATGTTTAATCCAGAAGTAGCACAATTAGGGTATGGTATAATGGTGTATTACATCGGTACAGGGTTCTTTTTAGGTATTTTAGCACTGATGGATGAAGGCTTAGAACTTTCTTTAGGTTTCCATGCGGCAAATAATTTAGTAACGGCCTTATTGGTCACTGCTGATTGGACGGCTTTTCATACAGATTCTATTTATAGAGATGTATCTGAACCAGAATTAGGTTGGGATGTTTTTATTCCTGTGGTTGTAATTTATCCTATTCTTTTATTTATTTTTTCTAAAGTGTATAAATGGACCAATTGGAAAGAAAAGTTAACAGGGAAAGTACTTACGGAAGAAGCATTTTTAGCACACGAAAACAATGAATCTCAATTATAAATATATTCATCCTGATTTTAAGTTAAACGGAATTTCATTTTCATTTGAGGAGCTGAAAGAAGTAGGCTATTGTCTTATTAAAGAAGGACTTTCATATGAAGAGCCGATAGGAAATTTTCTTTTAGACTGGAGCAACGATGAAGATGATCTTGAGGTTTCAACATCTGGGTCTACAGGAATCCCTAAAAAAATACGGTTACAGAAGCAGTATATGGTGAATTCTGCCATTGCTACAGGATCCTTTTTTAACCTACACGGAAGGAACACTGCTTTGCTTTGTTTGCCCGCAGATTATATTGCTGGAAAAATGATGTTGGTCCGGGCCATGATTTTAGGTTTGTCGCTGGACTATGTAACTCCAAATTCTAATCCTTTAGAGGGTATTTTTAAAATTTATGATTTTAGTGCGATGATTCCATTGCAACTAGAAAATTCGCTTAACAAACTAAACCAAATAAAAATATTGATTGTTGGCGGAGCAAAAATGTCCGACACCCTAAAAGTTGCCGTTCAAGACAAACAATCTATCGTGTATGAAACCTATGGAATGACAGAAACGATTACTCATATTGCATTAAAAGCGGTGAATTACATTGAAAACAGTACGCATGATAATTTTAAGGCGTTACCGGAAGTTGTTTTTAAAGTTGATGAACGGGGTTGCTTGGTAATTAATGCTTCTAATATTTCGGATCAAGAAATAGTAACCAATGATTTGGTACAGCTTATTTCTCCTACTGAATTTGAGTGGTTGGGCCGTTATGATTCTATTATTAATTCTGGAGGCGTTAAGTTAATTCCAGAAAAGATAGAGTCTAAGCTTTCGAAAGTGATTGATGTCAATTTTTTTGTAGCGGGATTACCAGATGAAAAATTAGGTCAAAAATTAATACTATTAGTGGAAGGTGAGGTTGATAAAGGAATCCTTTTGAAAAAATTACAAAGTCTTGCTGGCTTAGATAAATTTGAGATTCCTAAAGAGATTCATAGTGTAGCGTCTTTTGTTAAGACAGCTAACGGTAAAATTCAACGTAAAAAAACGCTAAATCTCCTATAGGACTATCTCTTAATATCATAAAAAACTTTTTCATCAAAAAGATTTCGAATTTCATCTTTTCCCATAGAATATGAGGGTTCTGTATAATTGACTAATTTATTAATTTCATTTACATCACTTTTTTTATTCGTTTCATAATCATTTTGTATTACAAAGACTGAATCTGCTGTAATAGAAGTTATTTTTAGTGTAGTAAAATATCCAGATTCAGAATTTTTATATTTAATAACATCACCTACGGCAGGATCATTTATATAGTCCTGTAAATCACCCGAGTGTTTTAGGTTAGTGAAAATTATCAAACCAATTATAGCAAGTATTATTCCCAATCCAGACCAATACCAAATTGGTGTTTTAGTATTTTTACTTACCTCTTTAGAAGCGTTTTTAAGCTTTTCATTCATGCCATTTTGCTCTAAAGTAACCTTGCAATTTGTGCATTCAGAAAACGATTTTCTTCCCATAGGAAAAACAGGTATCCAATAGAGATATGCATATTTCCCATAAACTGATAGGTTATGAACTGTATTCTCATTGCAATTATCACATTTTATACCGCTTTTTCGTTCGCTGTGTAGATGTGTTCCTTTAGTTCCGTAAAAAATCATAGATTATATTTTATCTAAATATATACAAAAAAAATAAATAATGAAGGTTAAGATCTTTGCTTAGCCTATAGATCATATATTTTAATGTCTGCGTTTTGATTAATTTTTATCAGAAAATGGTACGCTTATCTAGGGTAATTTAGAAGTAAAAATTTGAAGAAAATTAATCAGTTTATATTGGCTTTAAGGTAATTTTATAGCTAGAAAATTAAATTATTCTTACCATAAAACATCATTTACTCACTCAAAAGTGCACTTCCCTAATTCCTTATTTTAATTTGCTTTTTAGTCTTGTAGGTTTATATCATTCTAAAAAACGATAAAGATGAAAAAGACGCTACTACTATTTTTTATTGCAATCTTAAGCAATACAATCAATGCACAAGTAAAAACCATACATGGAACAGTGACGGATAATACAGGTCCATTGCCAGGCGTAAATGTTTCAATCAAAAACGCTAGTACTGGAACTCAAACAGATTTTGATGGCAAGTATACTATAAGTGCATCAGAGGGAGATACGCTTGTGTTTACGTATATTGGCTATGAAACAAAAGAGTTTACCGTTGCAGATTCTTTGCTGATAAACATGACACTTGAAGTAGCTTCAAATCAACTAGAGGAAGTTGTGATTGTTGGGTATGGAACTCAAAAAAAACGACGTGTTACCAGTGCAGCTACACGCGTAAGCTCGCAAAGTATACAACGTGGGAGGAAACCTAAAAGCTATAAAAATAATAGCGCTCAACCCGTATATGATCATGTTGCAGAATTGCAAATGTCGAGCATTTCATATAGTCCGATAGCAATACACAGTCAAGGAAACAGTACTGTTTCAGAAAATAATCAACCGCTCTATGTTGTAGATGGGGTTCTTATACAGGCTAAAAATAATAATATCGTTGCAAATTTAGATCCTAATAGTATTGATGAAATTAATGTTTATAAGGGGGAAAAAGCAAGCGCTTTATATGGTGCTTCTGCTAAAAATGGGTGTATAGTGATTACTACTAAAAGTGGAAACTATAGAATTACGGAAGATGAAAAATATGCTCAAATAACAGAGAATCCATTTAAGAGATTGACTTTAAATCCACTTTCCACATTTTCTATAGATGTAGATAAAGCAGGCTATAGTAATATTCGTAGACTCATTAATGCAGGAAGTCAAATTCCTGTTGATGCAGTGAAGATCGAAGAAATGATTAATTATTTTAATTATGAGTATCCACAACCTGTGGGAGAGCATCCTTTTTCTATCAATCTGGAAGCTGCTAAAACGCCTTGGAATGATGCTACTAAATTAGTGCGTATCGGTATTCAAGGTAAAAAATACTTAAATGAAAATTTACCTGCATCTAATCTTACGTTTCTTATTGATGTTTCGGGATCTATGAGCAATCAAAATAAATTACCACTTTTAAAGTCGGCTTTCAAACTATTGGTAAATCAACTGCGAGAAAAAGATAGCGTTTCAATAGTTGTTTATGCCGGAGCAGCCGGTGTTGTTTTGGAGCCAACTCGTGGTGATGAAAAAGTAAAAATAATAGAGGCATTAGACAATTTAAGTGCAGGTGGTTCTACAGCAGGAGGTCAGGGTATAGAATTGGCTTATGCCTTAGCTGAGAAGAACTTTAAACCGAATAAAAATAATAGAGTTATTATGGCAACTGATGGCGATTTTAACGTGGGGGCTTCATCTGATAAGGATATGGAAACTCTGATCGAAGAAAAACGTAAATCGGGAATTTTCTTATCGGTCTTAGGATTTGGCATGGGAAATTATAAAGACTCTAAATTGGAAAAATTAGCAGATAAAGGAAATGGAAATCATGCCTATATAGATACGATGCAAGAGGCGCAAAAAGTATTTGGAGAAGAGTTTGGTGGCACATTATATACCATTGCTAAGGATGTAAAAATTCAAGTAGAATTTAATCCTGCAAAAGTGCAAGCCTATAGATTGATTGGATACGAAAATAGATTGTTAGCCGATGAAGATTTTATAGATGACAAAAAAGATGCAGGAGAATTGGGTAGTGGTCATGCCGTAACGGCACTTTATGAAATAATTCCTATTGGTGTACAAAGTGATTTTATAAAAGAAATTCCAGACTTAAAATATACCCAAGCACATTTAATAAACGAGGATTCGGACGATCTTTTTACGGTGAAATTTAGATATAAAAAACCCAATGAAGATAAAAGTATAGAAATGGTAGAAGTCTATAAAAATCAATTTACAGAAATGTCTGCAGATTTTAAATTTTCTGCTGCAGTAGCACTTTTTGGAATGCATTTAAGAAATTCTCCGTATTTAAATGACTCTAAGATGAAGGATGTGTTGGGATTAGCAACTTCTGGAAAGGGAATAGATAAGAAAGGATATCGATCAGAATTTATTCGATTGGTAAAAACTGTAGATAGTAGTCTTTAAAAAAGTGCCGAAAGGCACTTTTTTCTTCTTTAATAATTTGTATTTTCAGGGTTGAATTTTTAATTACATATTGATAAGCTCCAACCTATGAAAAAATTAACCGTAACCTTAGCGCTATTTTATTCCTTAATTAGTTTTGCACAGCAGATTTTGCCAGAGAATGAAAGAGCCCGAGTAATCGATGAAATTCTAGAAGAACGTTTTGATGTACTGTTACCTACTTTGATGGATGCAGCAGCTATTGATATGTGGATCGTGATGTCTCGGGAATATAATGAAGACCCAGTGATCAAAACCATGTTGCCTGCCACGTGGTTAAATGCCCGAAGAAGAACACTACTTTTATTTTATAGGAATAAAGTAACGAATACTATAGAGAAATTGGCGGTGGCACGCTATGATGTTGGTAAAAGCATTGGTTCTGCTTGGGATAAAGAAAAGCAACCAGATCAATGGAAGAGACTTATGGAATTAATTCAAGAACGGAATCCAAATAAGATTGGACTAAATTTTTCTAAAGATCATAATATTGCAGATGGCTTAGACAAGACCGATTATGACGAGTTCATGAGTTATCTGCCTAAAAAAATGCACGCTAAGGTAGTGTCAGCAGAACAATTGGCAGTGCGGTGGATAGAAACCCGTACACCTCGTGAAATGGTAATCTACAATCAATTGGTAGACATTACGCATGATATAATAGCAGAAGCTTTTTCAGAAAAAATAATTACACCAGGTGTTACTACAACCACAGAAGTGGAGTGGTGGATGCGCCAAAAAGTGACCGATTTAGGATTGGAAACATGGTTTCATCCTACAGTAGATGTGCAACGCAGTAGCGAGAAATTAGTAGGTCATTTATATTCATTTTCAGGAAGACCTGATGATTTAACTATTCTTCCAGGAGATCTTTTGCATTGCGATTTTGGAATTACGTATCTAAGGTTAAATACCGATTGTCAGGAGTTAGCCTATGTCCTAAAACCAGAAGAGAAAGCAGCTCCTAAATTTTTAGTAGAAGGATTAAAAGAAGGTAATAAAGTTCAAGACTATTTGACTAAAAATATGATCCAGGGAAGAACAGGGAACGAAATTTTAGCAAAAGCATTAAAAGAAGCAAAAGCAGCCGGATTAAAACCATCAATCTATACACACCCATTAGGAACTTACGGACATTCAGCGGGGACTACTATCGGAATGTGGGATTCGCAAGGTGGTGTCATGAAAGATGATGGAGAGAATTACCCTTTAAATAAAAATACCGTTTACGCTATAGAATTAAATACAACGATTACTATTCCAGAATGGAACAGAGACATTCGTATTATGCTCGAAGAAGCAGGTTTCTATGGCGAAAACGGATTTAGATATGTAAATGGGCGACAAATGGAATTACTATTAATTCCACGCATTAAGAATCATCAAGGTAATTAACACTTTGATTACTAATGTTATAAGAGATTAAGCCAATTTTTAAATTTGATATAAATTTAAACTATTTGTATTTTTAAAAGAAATGCAACTCATGAAAATACATATCTTCAGCATATTATTACTATTATTTAGTTTAAATAGTTTTTCGCAAAGTAATTCAGATAATATTACTATTTGTTGGGATACTTCATTTTCAATGAACGAAAGAGATTTGGATAAAGAGTTTGAAATTCTTGAAAGTATTTTTCGACGAACGCCAAATTTGACGGTACAATTATTATTATTTAATATCGAAATAACTGAAAATGAATTTATAGTAACCAATAGTGATTGGCAAAATTTAAAACAAAAAATTTTACGTGTAAAGCCAGATGGGGCTACGATTTATAAAGGTTTAGAGGCAAGAATAAAAAATACGACAGTTTATTTTTTTACCGATGGAAATAGTGTCGAACAAAGTCCATTAATACCTATTAAGAAAGGAAATTTATTAATAAACTCCGTTCCAAATCGCAATGAAAAAGTTTTAACTAACTCAGTATTAATTGGAAAAGGAAGGTTGGTTGATTTAGGGGCTATTTTGCCTGAAAGAATTAGAAGAGAAGGAGGTGAAAAGTCAACTTCTGGGAAGGAAATAAAAGGAACTGTTTATGTTGATAATATTCCGTTTAGTGGAGTAAGAATTAAAATAAAAGGATCCGAAGAAACATTTCAAACAGATGATGATGGAAGATTTAAAATTATGGCATATCCGGGAGATTCTATTCTTATAAGTAGTAGAATTGAAAAAACAATGAAAATAGCGCCAATTAACTACTTCAATTCCCATATGGACATATTTTTAAATTCTAATGTTACCTCTCTAGATGAAGTAATTGTAACAGAAAAAAGGGTTGATTTAGCTTCTAATAGAATGGTAGATACAGCTATTGGACTACAAAGTAAAGAAAGCGTTGGTTATGCCGTGCAGTCCATAGGAGATGAGGAAATTAGTTCGATTCATACGGATATTTCACAATCCATTCAAGGAAAGTTTTCTAATGTGCATATTAAAAGTGATAGAGAGTTGACCCAGTTTTCTACAAGACCAAATAATACTCTTTTGGGGAATAAGTATGGTTTAGTTGTAATAGATGGAATACCAATAGAGACTTCTGATTCCTCGAGTGGAAGGTCTAATCCCTCAGATGAAACGTTTAAGGGGTATAAAGCTGATGCCTCATTTATTGACCCTGAAAATATCGCAAAAGTTACAGTACTTAAAGGTTTAGCAGCCACTAATAGATATGGGGCATTAGGTAATGGTGGAGTGCTATTGATTACAACAAAAAATGCTATTTACGGAAAAGGAAATATTAAAAAAGAGAATAGGGCATTAATTAAAAATAATGTATATGATTCTAAGCTTATGTTAACCGATGATAAATCGTCATATACAAAGGCGCTAGAGGGTACAAAAACTTTAAAAGAAGCATACGATAAATATTTAATACTTAGAAACTACAATGAAAGTGATACTACTTTTTATTTGGATGCATTTTCTTTTTTTAAAGACAAAGATAAAGTTCGAGCAGCACAGATTATTTCAAATTTATGTGAAATGGAGCCATTTAGTGAGTCATATTTGAAAATAGTGGAAATGGCTCTTCATTACTTAGACATGGAGGAAGTGGCTGAAACTTTGAATTATAGGTTGAAAGAATTAAACCCATTTGATTTACAACCTTTATTTACTGAAGCAAAGTTAAAACTTGTTCAAGGTAAAAAGCAAGAAGCTTTAACTATGTTTTCTAATTTAGAAAACGGTGAAACTTATAATAATTTAGATATTAAACCAATTCAAAAATCGATAGAACGAGAGCTAAAGAATTTAATATTTAGGGATAAACTGAATTTAGACGTTGCAGGGGTAAAGCAGAAAAATTTCACTAATATCAGAATGAACGCTAGGATTATGGCAGAATGGAGTGATTCAAAATTTGAATTTCTAATTCAATTTGTTAATCCACAAAATCGCTATTTTAACTGGGAACATGCTTCTGCTACGGGCGATGAAAGAATACAAGGTGAAATGGAATCGGGATATAGTATGGAAGAATTTGAAATTTATGACGATTTAAAAGGTGAATGGACCATAAATGTGAGATATTTGGGAAATCTTGACTCAGATAATACACTTCCGCTAGTGCTTTTATTTACCGTTTATGAAAATTTTGGATACCCTTCACAGACAGAAGAGAAAATAATATTATATTTTAATGGTGAAACTACAACTAAGAAAGTTACTTCGCTTAAAATATGACTGTTATAATAGTTTTCGGCGTAGTTGTTGTTGTATTCTTACTCATAACTAATACTTATTCTTATAAAAAATTATTTTCACTCCTCATTTTAACATGCACATTTTCTTTCGGTCAAGTAAAGAAAAATATTGCAAAAGGTAAAATAACATATTTAGAAATGCCGCTGGTCAAAGCAGAAATTAGAGTTGCGCATACTGATACTACTGTGAGAACTGATTTGAATGGGATGTATTAGATTCATGCACTTCCTGGTCAAACCATTACATAAAGTTATCCAAGCTTGAAAACTACTGAGCTAATGGAGGAAGATGTAACACGTATTTTAAATATTGAACTATTATCTGATGTAAATTTATTAGATGGGGTCACGGTCGAAAAAACAATGATAAAAAGCCAAGAACAATTATGGAGAGAATTACCCTTTAAATAAAAATACCGTTTACGCTATAGAATTAAATACAACGATTACTATTCCAGAATGGAACAGAGACATTCGTATTATGCTCGAAGAAGCAGGTTTCTATGGCGAAAACGGATTTAGATATGTAAATGGGCGACAAACGGAATTACTATTAATTCCACGCATTAAGAATCATCAAGGCAATTAAACCTGAATAACACCTAAATTAAATGGTTTTTCTATGGGAGCATGATTAGCAGCATCAATGCCCATGGAAATCCATTTTCGGGTATCTAAAGGATCGATGATACCATCGGTCCATAAACGCGATGCCGCGTAATATGGAGAAACCTGATTATCATACCTATTTTTAATTTTATTAAATAGTTCTGCTTCTTTTTCAGGTGTAATTTCTTCTCCTTTTTTCTTTAAAGAAGCTTTCTCGATTTGCAACAATACTTTGGCAGCAGAATTACCACTCATAACCGCTAACTCAGCACTAGGCCATGCTACAATTAAGCGAGGGTCGTAAGCCTTACCACACATGGCATAATTACCAGCGCCATAACTATTACCAATAATAATCGTAAATTTTGGAACGACAGAATTACTAACGGCATTCACCATTTTTGCCCCATCTTTTATAATACCGCCATGTTCACTTTTACTCCCCACCATGAAACCAGTAACATCTTGTAAAAAGACTAACGGAATTTTCTTTTGGTTACAATTGGCAATAAATCGGGTAGCTTTATCCGCAGAATCAGAATAGATAACTCCGCCAAATTGCATTTCACCTGTTGTGGTTTTTACCACTTTGCGTTGGTTGGCTACAATACCAACAGCCCAGCCATCAATACGTGCATACCCAGTTAGTATTGTTTTTCCGTATCCTTCTTTATATTGTTCAAAATCAGAATCATCTACCAAACGTTTGATGATTTCAACCATGTCATATTGATCAGATCTTGATTTAGGTAAGATTCCGTAAATATCCTGAGGATCTTCTTTAGGTTTTTCGGACTTAATTCTATTATAGCCCGCTTTGTCAAAATCACCAATTTTACTCATGATGTTTTTAATCGTATCCAAAGCATCAGCATCATCTTTAGATTTATAATCTGTTACCCCGCTAATCTCACAATGAGTTGTAGCACCGCCTAATGTTTCGTTATCAATACTTTCGCCAATAGCAGCTTTTACTAAATAACTCCCCGCTAAAAAGATACTCCCAGTTTTATCTACAATTAAGGCTTCATCACTCATGATAGGTAAATACGCACCACCAGCAACACAGCTGCCCATAACGGCAGATATTTGTGTAATTCCCATACTGCTCATAACCGCATTGTTTCTAAAAATACGTCCAAAATGTTCTTTGTCTGGAAAAATTTCATCTTGTAAGGGCAAATAGACCCCAGCACTATCTACTAAATAAATTATGGGAAGTTTATTCTCAATAGCAATTTCTTGC encodes:
- a CDS encoding metal-dependent hydrolase, with product MKITFLGHASLLIKTTTSTILIDPFISGNELATGKIDLNDLKPDYILLTHAHQDHVLDVEVIAKNSGATIVSNYEIATYYENKGFTTHPMNHGGSWNFDFGKLKYVNAIHTSSFADGTYGGQPGGFILSADEKHIYIAGDTALHMDMKLIPYTYELDLAILPIGDNFTMGIEDAIFASDFVECDTVLGYHYDTFGFIKIDHEAAKKQFLAADKKLLLLEIGKSILI
- a CDS encoding SDR family oxidoreductase is translated as MGLGQEKIVWITGASSGIGEALTYAYANSGAKVIISARNTEGLKAVQQKCIHPENIYVLPLDLLKTEEFELKTEEAWHAFGAIDILINNAGVSQRSLIIETDLDVYKQLMDINYLGTVALSKAILPLFIQQQKGQFATVSSLMGKFSSPYRSGYCGVKHALHGFFDALRMEHEKDGIKVTLICPGFIQTDVAKNALIGDGSRNNTEDKATKNGLPVSVFAARMKKAIEKEKFESYIGKKEILGIYVKRFFPKLLHKIVLKSEVR
- a CDS encoding o-succinylbenzoate synthase — its product is MEATYKKYILDFKRPSGTSRGVLKQKETWFIILKSDEKFGIGECGILRSLSIDDVPEYEETLKWTCENIHLGKEALWNALMAFPSIQFGVEQAFLSLISSNEFELFPSDFITGGAPIAINGLIWMGDEAFMHEQIQQKIEDGFRCIKMKIGAIDFETELKLLASIRKKYTPEEIELRVDANGAFKPEEALAKLERLATFNLHSIEQPIQQGNVQEMELLCKKTPLPIALDEELIGVFKVTKKQELLQRIQPQYIILKPSLVGGFKGCEEWISIAEKNGIKWWVTSALESNVGLNAIAQWTFTLNNSLPQGLGTGGLYTNNFESPLAVENGKLYYKKNKSWNANLISDLCI
- a CDS encoding CPBP family intramembrane glutamic endopeptidase, with the translated sequence MYIEQAYKGLIDSWRYILGFVIVIIGWQVLGLIPLLIGLGAHAANGGGVTSTFPEMAKALGNNLFVFLMLISFAIGLLVLFFVVRFLHQQSITAFTTSRAKVDWRRIFFAFTFWALITILMTGVDIYMSPENYVLNFDFNKFIVLAIIAICLVPLQTSFEEYLFRGYLMQSLGILTKNRWIPLMLTSTVFGLMHMFNPEVAQLGYGIMVYYIGTGFFLGILALMDEGLELSLGFHAANNLVTALLVTADWTAFHTDSIYRDVSEPELGWDVFIPVVVIYPILLFIFSKVYKWTNWKEKLTGKVLTEEAFLAHENNESQL
- a CDS encoding AMP-binding protein, producing MNLNYKYIHPDFKLNGISFSFEELKEVGYCLIKEGLSYEEPIGNFLLDWSNDEDDLEVSTSGSTGIPKKIRLQKQYMVNSAIATGSFFNLHGRNTALLCLPADYIAGKMMLVRAMILGLSLDYVTPNSNPLEGIFKIYDFSAMIPLQLENSLNKLNQIKILIVGGAKMSDTLKVAVQDKQSIVYETYGMTETITHIALKAVNYIENSTHDNFKALPEVVFKVDERGCLVINASNISDQEIVTNDLVQLISPTEFEWLGRYDSIINSGGVKLIPEKIESKLSKVIDVNFFVAGLPDEKLGQKLILLVEGEVDKGILLKKLQSLAGLDKFEIPKEIHSVASFVKTANGKIQRKKTLNLL
- a CDS encoding zinc-ribbon domain-containing protein, with protein sequence MIFYGTKGTHLHSERKSGIKCDNCNENTVHNLSVYGKYAYLYWIPVFPMGRKSFSECTNCKVTLEQNGMNEKLKNASKEVSKNTKTPIWYWSGLGIILAIIGLIIFTNLKHSGDLQDYINDPAVGDVIKYKNSESGYFTTLKITSITADSVFVIQNDYETNKKSDVNEINKLVNYTEPSYSMGKDEIRNLFDEKVFYDIKR